Genomic segment of Osmia bicornis bicornis chromosome 2, iOsmBic2.1, whole genome shotgun sequence:
tcttACTGTGTCTCTTGTTTAATGTAAGTATCATGATTTCatatttacatacatacaaaagaaagaataaaacattcgttgtttatataatttcttaacatattgtttttaattctGTTCTTTTCAATCTTAATGATCTGttcaaatgaaatagaataaagCACATTGATattaacataataataattattgcatttgttatatttacatttatatttgataaaaaggacatgtattttaataataaaatttattatttctaatgtagtcTCTAATAGTGATACAGtctgattattttaattttatactctTCTTAACACTTGCTTTAATACCAGATATTTCTCCAGCATAACGTGTCACTTCTTTCCTTACTTCTCTTAcctgtaaaataaataattatatttaaaaactatcattatattaagcaatgataaaaatgatataaatacGTACAGCTCCTTTTCTACGAATTTTAGCTTTGCGATATTTGTTTCTATGTTTCACTCTGGGATTGCGTTGTTCTTTTTTACGATGCGGTGTTAAACCTTTATTCTTTGCTATTTGATATGTAATTGCCCTCTTTTTTTGACTTTCAATTGCAGAATCAATCATTTTAATATCCTTCACTTGGTTTTCTTCTGCCACATCTTCATCATTCTCTAAATTCTCTTCACTTACAGATTctgtttcttctatttcaaattcaGGTTCGGCTTCGGATTCGAATTCAGGTACAGACGaagatttaattttgtttgcAGATTTCTTTggatattttgatttttcctTGTAACTATTATTCGTTTTCTGTTCATTATCGTTTATTTCAGCACcattaaatatattgtataaaGGTTTGCCTTGCTTTTGTGCCTTTAATATCTCTTGCACTTCCTGCATCAGATTTCCTTGCCCTGATTCTAACTGATTTAATAATTGACGATACTGAGCTAAACGTTTTATAACTGGATGAGAATTTACAGGTAACCTTTTAGCTTTGAGCATTAAGTAAAACGAAATATTGATAcagtaatttaataaaaggtGATATTTTGTCTTTATGAAAGAAACAGCAGGACAACTGGGAAGTAAATCCTTATTGACCAATCTCATAAATGGTGTTAGCGTGTCCCTTACTTCTCCCATACGATctaaataacataaatttattcaatttaacttacttaattgtaatttatgaaCTTTAgcaattattaattgtacatatatacctttaaaatcatttacaaGAGCCACAAATTCAGGACTTTCCTTCTGCATTAATGCTTGTTTCTGTCTTTTACTAAGTTTACTAAAATCACTTTTAACAAGCTGTTTAGTATCCTCATGAATTTCTTGATCATCACTTTTTTTAGACTGTACAAAATCTAATCCAAAATCAGCATCATCTAGTTGTTCTGCCAGTCTCCTTTGGATATTTCTAGCTTCTTGCTCTTCCAGTTCAGCTTCAGCTAAATCTTTCTGAGTAATGCTGGCAAAATCAGCATCAACATAATCTGTGGAATAATAagctttcttctttttacccCAAGCCTtttcatttggcaaatcaaaATCATTGTCCAATCCTTCGATATCAGATTCCATAGAATCTGTTTGCGCTTCATCTTCGCTATTAACTTGATCCTTTCCATTATCATCATTTAACTTATACACTTCATAATCACTGTCATAACTTTCTGAAGAATGTCTAGATCGTACATCCTGAAGTAATTTCCGTTCATTTTCTGAATATTCTTCCTCAGAATCTGTAACCTCATTCATATTTACATCCTCTAAATCCTCAGGTTCATAGTGCATTTCTGCTAATTTTGtcctattaaaaataaattataagaagcaaatataattacatataatataaGTAAAATATACTCCAGaattatgttatatttttattttcaaattaaaattatatatacagCTGGGGTAACATTTCCATAATCTTGTactattttacaaatatttcacCTTTTTCGGATTTTCATCTTTCCTTGCTAAATAAGTGTTACTACTATAACTTTAAATCCAAGTATAATTAACTTTACAGCATTCTAAACAATCAATAAACAATGCAAATAACACAAAACACGAGGGGTCAAAAATTCATGAATCCAATTCATGAAGTCATGATGTGAGCCGAAactttttagtaattttttataataaacagaTTTTGTGATAACTGATAACTGTGATTGATTGGAAATCGCTGGTGATTtacaaatatatcattttcattgtttgcgattgaataatttcttaattatttacaagtttgttttataataaataattgtagtgCGCATGCGCTACAGATCCGGTCGTACCCATCACTACCTCGAACAAGCGAGTTTCACGATTTGTTCGTTTTTCgttcttatatttcgctattgGTGTCATTGGCGCAaaggggtccctaacaccccacGATAAAATCAGGTCCGTATGAAGAGGGCACAAccagtataatttttttccagagtttatttaatttatttcattaattttttttgcttaataaATAAGATCAATGAAGgagaataacatttttaattatatccCTCTTCTGGGTCTCAGCCGAGGACcccatttattttactttctccagttatttatataattttatccctcATTATAGGCTAAGGCCATCTcagtatcccttacatccctgcattccttccATCCCTCGTTACGTTATATCTCTgcattctttccatccctacattcttttcatccgtacattcctttcatccctacattcttttcattcccatattcttttcatccctacatcccttataataaatatattataaagactgcttcgagaaaaggtaagtaaaggtaagatagttccttttttcgccgccagagggcgctgattcgacgtcgaatttttagttcacatttttgccgctagagggccaaaattctAACCTgatatagttccttttttcgccaccagatggcgctgattcgacatcgacattttagttcgcatttttgccgctagagggccaaaattctAACCTgatatagttccttttttcgccaccagatggcgctgattcgacatcgaaattttaattcacatttttgccgctagagggccaaaattctAACCTgatatagttccttttttcgccaccagagggcgctgattcgacatcgaaattttagttcacatttttgccgctagagggccaaaattctAACCTgatatagttccttttttcgccaccagagggcgctgattcgacatcgaaattttagttcacatttttgccgctagagggccaaaattctgacatgatttagttccttttttcgctaCCAGGGGGCgcaaaatttcgatgtcgaatcagcacCCTCTGGCGGCGAAAAAGGGAActaaatttgtttaaaatcgCAGGCCTTCTAGCcgcaaaaatttcaactcaATTTCAGAGAGGTACTGGGATGTATGGAATGCAGGATTATAAGTGATACAAGGATATAAAGGATACAGGCATGtgagggatgcagggatgtagaGATATGATGAATGCAGGAATGTAAGGAaagcagagatgtaaggaatgcagagatgtaagggatgaagagatgaaaagaatgtagggattaaaagaatgcagggatgtaagtgatgaagagatgtaaggaaggTCCGGATGTAAAGGATAAAGatatgtaagggatgcagggatataCAGAAAGCAgtgatataagggatgcagggatataaAGAAAGCAGGGATGCTGGAATGTAAGGGATGGAGATGCTGATTTTGACTGAATTCTGAGAAAAACAGAATCATAGGAAGTAAAAATTGTAACTTTTCAGTTGTCAATTGACCTGGGTGCCTGGGATCCCCGAATCGTGTCCTCTCGAAAATAGGAACTCGTCCAGTCTTTTTGTATCTGTAATCACTGCTGCCGTCGATGCTGCGGCGCAACGGAGGGCGATAATGGCTGTCAGAGCATTGATACCTACTGCGCGGTCGGCCAAAGGACTAGTTGGATTATGGGGCGAGAAAGGAATCCTCGCTGCTGGCAGGACAGGGGCTGTATGCAACGTCGAAAGGTGATGTCGATTATACAAGTTTTGAGAAAACTAGTAGTGGTAATTGTTTAACGTAGATTATTGGTTATGTAATCATGTCCTAACCTATAAAAGTATCGAGTATTctatatatttacaaatattatgaaatattatgaATGTAGCCAACGTCGACACGGACATCAATGGCTACCGGATATCAGGGAATTCGAGTCGTTGCAGACtgagaaaatatattatgGCGTCGAGGACGAATGGATAGCACCGATGATGAGGGATGACGTACAGAAACAACCAGGAATAAAAAACATCTCGTTTAATTTCGGCCCGCAACATCCAGCGGCTCACGGTGTGCTGCGATTGATCCTCGAGATAGAGGGTGAAAAAGTGGTACGTGCTGATCCTCACATAGGTCTGTTGCATCGAGGTACGGAGAAACTGATCGAATATAAAACGTACATGCAAGCTTTGCCATATTTCGATCGTTTGGACTATGTCTCGATGATGTGCAACGAACAATGTTTCTCCTTGGCCATTGAAAAGTTACTGAACATAGAGGTGCCGTTAAGAGCAAAGTATATTAGAAGTAAGTATTCGAACAAGTTACTTTACCTGTTCGTTTCctacttatttttcttcttttatagCAATGTTTGGCGAAATAACGAGAATCTTGAATCACATTATGGGAGTGGGAACCCACGCTCTCGACATAGGAGCTCTGACACCGTTCTTCTGGTTGTTCGAGGAGCGAGAAAAGTTGATGGAATTTTATGAACGCGTGAGCGGCGCGCGTATGCACGCAGCATACGTACGTCCCGGCGGTGTTTCCTTGGATCTGCCGTTGGGCTTGATGGACGACATATACCAATGGTGTTCTCAGTACGGAGAACGATTGGACGAAACGGAGGATCTGCTGACGTCGAACAGAATATGGGTGGGACGTACGCGAGACATAGGAGTAATATCAGCGGAGGACGCGTTAAACTGGGGATTTAGCGGGGTGATGCTGCGAGGTTCAGGGATCAAATGGGATATCAGGAAAGCGGCGCCCTACGACGCGTACGACCTCGTCGACTTCGACGTACCGATCGGTGTCAACGGAGACTGCTACGACAGGCGagtgaaggaaaaaaaaaacattctgATACCTATTTGACGTTGAATTTGTCGACCGCATTTAGCAGCATTCTAACCGATCGTTAATGGATTTTTTTTAGGTATCTAATCCGTATTGCGGAGATGCGTGAATCTCTGAAAATCATTTATCAGTGTCTGAATCAAATGCCCGAAGGCGAAGTGAGAATAGATGACGCGAAGATCGTGCCGCCGAGACGAGAAGAAATGAAGACCAGTATGGAGGCGTTGATTCATCACTTCAAGCTGTTCACTCAAGGTTTCCAAGTGCCGCCTGGTTCTACCTACACCGCGATCGAGGCCCCGAAGGGTGAATTTGGCGTTTACCTCGTGAGCGACGGTACCAGCAAACCTTACAGATGCAAGATCAAAGCACCTGGTTTCGCTCACCTGGCTGCTCTCCGTCACATAGGTCCATCCTGTATGCTTGCCGATATCGTTGCCATCATCGGTACCCTGGATGTGGTGTTCGGTGAAATCGATAGATAATTCTTTTGCGCGTTTTAGAGCAAGTTAATCTAATCGTCTCCGTTCTATAGTACCGGTATACATCGTGTTTTCCATGTTCATACGATTTTCTCGTATGCGAGGATGTACGCGTTAGATGAAACatacaaataaaatggatTCTTCgctaatttaaaaaagaaaatacaagtGTTGGCATTCGTTTATTTTCCTTTCTATCAGAAATTCGGTCGCGAGAATGAATTACCGGACGATGGAAAAGTCGTGTTAGACGAAGTCCGGTTGGTGTTTGTCCAACAACGAGTTGGCCCTTGTCGAAGGCTATAGAGGTAAATACCACGGGCGACGATGTTGCGTAATATTTACACAATCACGAATCTGCAACTAATCCGAATGTAACCTGTCCAAGATATCAAGGAAACGTCTTTTCGTGACGCGAGATTACAGAGATTACCTTCCAATTAAAGGGTCAAGGTTCTGGTAATCCGTAATCTCGTCGTGTCCGGAGCAAGGACAGCGCGATTCattatacaattaattgaTAGCAATTATGTACTCGTTCGCGCCAACAAACGCGTCGTTTTACTCCTCCTTTTTCCTCATTCCCCTTTCCGCTCATCCGCCATTGACGCATCGCGTTCGCTCGCAACACTGTTGAACGAgttatttttttctctaattgtaagtaacGTGAATCATTTGATTACGTTTTTGTCCCCTCCTTTTCGGTAGgtaatcgatcgatcgatcgatcggacAATAATTACCTGGTTGCCTAGGTACGCTGATTAAGTCCCGAATTGAAGAATACATTCGGGGGCCAGTAATCAGAGTCGCTga
This window contains:
- the LOC114879857 gene encoding something about silencing protein 10, with product MKIRKRTKLAEMHYEPEDLEDVNMNEVTDSEEEYSENERKLLQDVRSRHSSESYDSDYEVYKLNDDNGKDQVNSEDEAQTDSMESDIEGLDNDFDLPNEKAWGKKKKAYYSTDYVDADFASITQKDLAEAELEEQEARNIQRRLAEQLDDADFGLDFVQSKKSDDQEIHEDTKQLVKSDFSKLSKRQKQALMQKESPEFVALVNDFKDRMGEVRDTLTPFMRLVNKDLLPSCPAVSFIKTKYHLLLNYCINISFYLMLKAKRLPVNSHPVIKRLAQYRQLLNQLESGQGNLMQEVQEILKAQKQGKPLYNIFNGAEINDNEQKTNNSYKEKSKYPKKSANKIKSSSVPEFESEAEPEFEIEETESVSEENLENDEDVAEENQVKDIKMIDSAIESQKKRAITYQIAKNKGLTPHRKKEQRNPRVKHRNKYRKAKIRRKGAVREVRKEVTRYAGEISGIKASVKKSIKLK
- the LOC114879830 gene encoding NADH-ubiquinone oxidoreductase 49 kDa subunit, translated to MQGYKESRDAGICQLTWVPGIPESCPLENRNSSSLFVSVITAAVDAAAQRRAIMAVRALIPTARSAKGLVGLWGEKGILAAGRTGAVCNVESQRRHGHQWLPDIREFESLQTEKIYYGVEDEWIAPMMRDDVQKQPGIKNISFNFGPQHPAAHGVLRLILEIEGEKVVRADPHIGLLHRGTEKLIEYKTYMQALPYFDRLDYVSMMCNEQCFSLAIEKLLNIEVPLRAKYIRTMFGEITRILNHIMGVGTHALDIGALTPFFWLFEEREKLMEFYERVSGARMHAAYVRPGGVSLDLPLGLMDDIYQWCSQYGERLDETEDLLTSNRIWVGRTRDIGVISAEDALNWGFSGVMLRGSGIKWDIRKAAPYDAYDLVDFDVPIGVNGDCYDRYLIRIAEMRESLKIIYQCLNQMPEGEVRIDDAKIVPPRREEMKTSMEALIHHFKLFTQGFQVPPGSTYTAIEAPKGEFGVYLVSDGTSKPYRCKIKAPGFAHLAALRHIGPSCMLADIVAIIGTLDVVFGEIDR